atatacacacacacacacacacacacacacacacactttagtatgaatagaatttaaattacaatttaatacatttatggtgaaaacagtaaaaacacaTCACCACTTACacaaaagtattttaatgttataattgATGTTATTTAGATCATTTTTATAGCTTTATTTTGGTGATGTGTGTTATTATCATAGTTAACCCTGACAACATTTAATTCATCATGTGGCCATTTATTTGAccagtttttcatatttgtattttggTTATCAGTATGTATTTTAGGGTACAAAAGCAGATTTATATGTTCAagtatattacagtatatcagcgatattaaaaataattaaatgttcagttatgaaCTGTGAAATATACCATCATAAATGCCATCCCATAATGCCTTTTTAATGTGAATTTCTGGCAACCACAtctactagttttttttttccgtttttttatcataaatgtaattttctttttatgtatattttgtcaACTGCTCACTTGGCATCTTCTTCCAACTTGTTTTCTCCAGGAACTGTAACCAGGTGTCCTCTCACAGCTGGGACCTTTCTTGAGCACCATTAGCATCGAACATCATGTCAGAGCTGGAGGACTATTCCCTTCCTCGGGGCCACCTTCATCCGGACCCGGCTCGCATCCAGCAGAACCTGCTTGAGGAGCAGGTGGAGCTCTGGTGGTTCAGCGAACCACGCAAATCCTTATTATGCTACTGCACTTCAGTGGCCTTGATCTTAGGCTGCGGCCTGGGCGGCGTAGGCCTCCTTTCCACTACCACCAGCCTTTCCAGCGAGTGGCGACTTGGCGCCGGAACTGTTCTTTGCCTTCTCGCTCTGGCCGTCCTTCTCAAGCAGTTGCTGAGTTCTGCTGTCCAGGACATGAATTGCGTGCGTAGCAGGCGTCGGATCAACATGCTAAAGAGCGGTGGTTTATCTGACGTTCTCATCGTGATGATCACGGGAATCTCTCTGCTAATATGTGGAGCTGTCCTGCTGGATGTGGCCCTTTCCTACCACATGCCCAAACCTGGGAAGGCGCTGAATGACATGTATATATCCGGGGTGGTGATGCTGGTAGTTGGGAGTTTTACAGTGTTAGCGGTTGGGATATACGCCGTAGTGGTTTACCTCATAGAGAGGTCAAGGCCAGGACAGAGGCGATGGGAGAGGACAGTGGGGATCTTCAGCATTTCAGGCCAGATGCAGGCAAGGAGAGAGACTGCTTCAAGCCTGGCTCGTCTGATATAACTGTGACTACTTAATAAATATACCATTCTTTTACTGAACAGGAGCTGAGATGAAAAACCAGCACTCTCAATTAAATGATACTTTGAACCCATTAAACTAAAGCACAAATCACATGTGACAATTATATTTTGATTCACATTTTGGCTCAAGTCATTAAAGATTTCAGGGTCTCAGGGTTTAAGCACAAAAATGTAGCTTTTACATGTGTCACTCCAATAAAGTACAGTTAAAAGTactgaaaaagcacaaaaataatCTAAAGTTTGACCTTTAATTGATTTTAGGTAAAACATGCTGCTTTATCTCCAACGCTTTTTGGACAACTACAATATGTGCATGTCCTTGACTGCTTTATTTATGTGGGCAACTGTGAGCATACCAAGTGGTTGTCCATCATGGGATGTCTTTAGCTTTTCCGGAGTTCTGATGTGTGGGCAAAGTGACTGACTGTGTCAGCTGAATTCACATGTGTGTGGATTTATAGTGCAGGCAAtgctttggatcaaataaaggaTCAGAATATCAATATGATTGATGTTAAGACATAGTGATTTTATTGGAGTGTGTGCATCTACTTAACCATATTTTTGGGACAAATTTGTACCCAAAAGTGAGCAAAACCTACCAAAACTAACAAAAACCTCTATTTGGGgacgtcctcatttgtaaaacttgtaaaaaagtttttttttgaaattgtaaaaatgcaaaccgttttctgtgagggttagcgGTGGGTTTAGGTTAAAAAGGTGTATAACTAACTACATAAAAACAATAGGAGTCTATGCaatgtccccatttagatagctaagtaaacgtgtgcgtgtatgtgtgtgtttcttacaCTTTCATGCAAATTGTTGGTATTTTGTTCTGGAACCTTTATGAAAAACATTCACAGACAGATGGAGATAAACAGATGGCAGGTTGTAGCCATTTAGTGGAAATCTATTTCAATATGtatgcaaaataaacaaacattcagTGCATGCTTTGACAACTTTGGAGAAATTACATTAGAAAAGCACCAAGCATCATAAAACTCTGGACACTTAATATACATGTGAATGTCAATAGCcgaatatcaaaccaagtggcatttgAAAACATCTCAAACACATTTTTCACACAAACCATTTAGAAAAATAAGGTTTAAATTATAAAACGAAATGTAAAAAAGTATTGTGACTTACCTTTGTATACTACATCCCAAGTAAATGCAATGAGCTACATCTGTGGTTACTTGACTACTCTGTAAATTTAAGGGGAATTGTCTACCTCCACATTAATCTggatatacatttattcatttagcagacacttttatccgaagcgacttacaattgaggagctaaatttacatttaaaaacaagttaaatttaaaagcacatttttctATTAACTTTTGTTAGTGTTactaaacaaatgtttctttataTAATCTTCTTGTTATGCTCCTGCAAAAAAGACAGAATATGTGCATGCGATTGCTGTCCTGtgataaaacagatattttaagttGAACCTGCATGCACCAGTCAGTGGTGGGATTTTGTATACAACAATTGTGCATAGAATAGCATGATAATTTTATCTTATTATATATTATCTCTCTGTATCTTCTCAATgagtgtaaattacattttaagcagGTACAGCAAGATGATTTAAGGATTTTCAAAAGTGTCAGTATGGAGCAACTTCTACGTACCCGGACTACATGCATCCCAAACATCGAATAAAAAAGTATCCTGGAACAAGATGGTAAAAAGTCATTGCAAAAGTGGCTCATATAAGTGCACATTTGATTGCATTATGCTACGTGGATTGTTATTTGGTTTTATATGCATTAATGCCTaggtgtccaaatactttttgggtcCACCATAGACTGGATTTAGTTTTAAGGGACTCATGTAGCAAGATTCGATGTTTTCCAAAACACTACTAAgaataatgtttaacaaaaactCTAGAAATAACAAAAAGCTGGTTAAAATATTTGAGTTTGAGTTTGGTCCTAACTGCATGTGTGAGAATTTGTGTTTTAGAAACCATGCAGCTGAGTCATTCATCCATAGCCCATCCTGTGAAGACAGGAGTAAGTTCTGATAGGGCCAGTAATGGGCTGAGGGACAGTTATCATGGGATGGGGGGTGTTGGCCAATGGCTGTTCTTACCCACAACAAGATGGCTATTGTGCAACAGCTGCTCAGTCTCCACATAAACAATAGCTGACTCTGTGACCCATTGTCACCCATCTACTGGATTGTCATGTGTTGAGACTGATAAGAATGAAGGCAAACAAAAGTAGCAATGCATATAACACCCGTATTCGTGGatgattggaaaataaaatattttatccatTGTACTCATAGTCATACCCCTGCATAAAATTTCAATAGAGCAgagaaaataatcacaaaaacgCTTGCCAAAACAAAAATCCATTTATTTTCTCACAATGACCTTTAGTATAGTATTGAGCAGAAAAGTTGTCAATAAGAAAagatcaaaaatacatatttcatattCAGTGTGAAATAAATATCAGATGTTGTCATGCCATTGACCTTTGGTAAATAAATGAGGGAGGAAGCCGTttggacatgacaaataatatatTCTGCTGCCTCTGCAGAGGTGGCAGACAGTATTCCACCCACCCACcgacccacacacacaaacacacactcacacacacaaacagccagCCGTCACACTGATAAAACAAGTGGTGCAATGCAACTGAGGATTTTCCCAGCGTGGAAACTTATAATTACAGACAAAAAATGATGTGTTATCAGATGTGTTGACTGCTGTACTGCTGCTGATTAAAGAAACAAACGCAATCATGATTAATAGAGCATCAACATGCACAAGTTTTTTTGCTGATCGGTTCATGGTAATGTCATTAAACATTTCCACTTTCCATTGTACTTTTAAAAGTGTGTAGGCATTTGTGGTATTTTGAGTGAGCATAAACCAAAGACAAAGATACGGGCTGCTCCGGTGAAAATATAGTGTTACAGTGGTGTCCTAATAGTACACTGCCTTATTAATCATTGATTTTGAGCACAAGGTATTCATTTCATTGGGCCTGTGCTTGTGTTTACAGCTCTACAGACATACAGTAAGATCATATCACGCTGAGAGATAGTCCCGCCACCTACAGCAGAAATTTAAATAAGCAGCTTAAGTTCACATCTGACaagttaaagggataattcaaagaaaaatgaaaattctgtgtaaaaaacaaaacaaaaacattataacacCCTTACGTCATTCCAAATCAGctgagttattttagtatcattgacgACATTTATATCTGCACCAATAATGTCATTATTTCCAATAATCAGAGTTAGATGTTTACATGTTTAGACATATTTTACTGCAGTTATGGTTGCTACGATTATGAGCTTAATCGCACCAATTTGATCAACGTATTGTGTTTACATCAGGtaaaatttaattacaatattatttaaatcTCTTTAAGACAGTAGATATAAATGTAGTCTTAGGtatactattatttttttgttcatattttgaattaatttaattcatttattcattagtcatttggtatcactttacaataaggttaattagttaactactttagttaccATGAACTTACAATAACCAATACTTCAACGGCATTTATTAATCCTAGTTAATGTTAAatccaacatttactaatgcagtattaaaatcaaaagttgtgcttgttaacatcagttgttgcactgtgaactaatatgaactaacagtgaacaactgtattttcagaaactaacattaaaaaagattaataaatactgtaaaaaaatgtattgttcattgtttttacgtgttagttaatacattaacaaatggaaccttattgtaaagtgttaccagtcatttaaataaaatgaagaaatacagaaaggtttggaacgacatgtgggtgaaaatctttctttttaaatAGAACATATATAGGTAGATTCTAGTAGGTTTCTGTAATACCGCCTTTGGATTATAACCCAAAATTGTTTAAACCCGAAACCATTGTTTCATAGGGGCTTCTCAGTAACTTTGCGATCTGACTCCcttgtttaatttgtaaaacCTGACAAAAGCAATAGTAGTCCAACTGCTGTGTGAAAAGCAGTAGCTGTCTCACAGATGGAAAAGGACAGACAGAACACACAACATGCACAGGTGCTGTCCTCTCTCAGTTGGTCCTCAGTTGATaatctgtcaaaaacaaaaagtcaGAAAGTACAACTAATAcatcacacatacatacatacatatatatatatatatatatatacagtattgttcaaaataatagcagtacaatgtgactaaccagaataatcaaggtttttagtatattttttattgctacgtggcaaacaagttaccagtaggttcagtagattgtcagaaaacaaacaagacccagcattcatgatatgcacgctcttaaggctgtgcaattgggcaattagttgaaaggggtgtgttcaaaaaaatagcagtgtctacctttgactgtacaaactcaaaactattttgtacaaacattttttttttctgggatttagcaatcctgtgaatcactaaactaatatttagttgtatgaccacagttttttaaaactgcttgacatctgtgtggcatggagtcaaccaacttgtggcacctctcagctgttattccactccatgattctttaacaacattccacaattcattcacatttcttggttttgcttcagaaacagcatttttgatatcaccccaca
The Carassius auratus strain Wakin chromosome 31, ASM336829v1, whole genome shotgun sequence DNA segment above includes these coding regions:
- the LOC113050502 gene encoding transmembrane protein 125, encoding MSELEDYSLPRGHLHPDPARIQQNLLEEQVELWWFSEPRKSLLCYCTSVALILGCGLGGVGLLSTTTSLSSEWRLGAGTVLCLLALAVLLKQLLSSAVQDMNCVRSRRRINMLKSGGLSDVLIVMITGISLLICGAVLLDVALSYHMPKPGKALNDMYISGVVMLVVGSFTVLAVGIYAVVVYLIERSRPGQRRWERTVGIFSISGQMQARRETASSLARLI